A region of Nakaseomyces glabratus chromosome M, complete sequence DNA encodes the following proteins:
- the IML1 gene encoding GTPase-activating protein IML1 (CAGL0M00352g~Ortholog(s) have GTPase activator activity), with translation MFSALRSKNQSNKRSNDDSINSRKDVNELSLGAGGTSTSTNTNHNDSPSIKNKNKNKNKNKTENENIYKLTISSGRSRGTASNTTNANTLVLNAGVAIVGKAPIASSQNEIQTISGQSLQSGIDTNLMTAGFGRSAGIDSTTTVSHDANSVKSRLQRLPTITTSYKEINNGNKPVQVEPQDDSHYTSSLLVDTDPRSNNQPQSISSNAVANVEINRTLQLDLVYHESRVSEKLVMLDLKKLPHIKEGQLCELRTYRKRKSTSARSNKNSRDKKLYFIAHDFDEETRKRCHKFGNISVALGQLQLLLDLPPRSRVWIKPKRKEDTAADLIELHIKDILVNRGDMWCMSSELVDTCVFTGQRIMFLDSIRTTVNGIYKNGKKVLSGYINDNTKIVFRSESSRLLFIIQITNEMWSFDESGEQMFQKMINSFFPKIFNKWKDIETHHSITIAFAISMDMSTSSYKDLKPGQRIKNTTDYYRIVVDQVSVIYWVEIMESLRKEFMEITRELLSRKSDDKKDNELSVIKGRFAPVIKSNILELINFAATTIVDPFRQLDLRHTSTHVMIISPGKGLYDVDYDLLQLSCKKLLSLELTMDLICLSNPPLHVVPLFRYIDYENKLHHCIPPWLNIFFWNDKTKDTNKWTPRCQIYDLQMMGLTDTELVQELELDYLNPSDDINDLQTFLKDYDRDIFLPISTANFKAENISSDPDEEDLKELKKINDKTTTIHKSSTSRNTLTKSQRTNSEENNSIRSRKGDTIIKDPQFVGKISNSSRNNPPYDLSDKSTFEKQFKPKTTFHPSAMIKKTPENMKKLTNPVFQQQYFDIQTDNGLTGNSKNLLIKNTKYLTPIIDEPQTPLVTGNLYRTRFESQSNDNELNENSKLPERGGGTDERRNVSAADTLKDVTKKSSIKDFTQRIFTKFLATTKQSNFNSDGINSSAITEDAVLISDDTDGKTNNNNDFAVYPSSVADGDVSGDNQHRLNNKDSFTSILKPIPRPQLGVKIFKSDINNLSSNENVNSETKQNLLGTRNTINRKQFTASPHFTSSTKNSVSNHSRFIKFDSMDDWIEILEDSIPSYSFLGDDLLPTRWRDVWPKNVFRKYSKWKSFTSPAELPITLKRFPSKYELENNFMLRNHSVTQNWEQEQYKLTTKDLLRNMIYLRLLVGFQICTSSTIEEVESARKGDRDVFAIHKYLRGDLTGTFKIYMLMGSEIHRLHYDNSGTINVERYIEKSERNVFDQVPSYTSFVKTRYDSNYRKTDVDPIHTKRSEFNWNLLDQLLAGYSDPYLYDEWHGFRSKYVILPAEIPSNTFSMVVNGKNETLTTEEIRVEGLRKLIASITRLKLLSVEESKIQKDRKTEIQPEVIFYTGSLFDFLNEQQAQLDSSTLNFKDSIFGDVTKKLNKNIDLKNLAQELQMGENKLNLVTRKWHWKRHANCFVGSEMVNWLIRNFSDIDTRSTAISYGQKLMNDGLFIHVLDKHSFLDGNYFYQISPEFIINMNTVERTNSKNSNTSDNNTLKKTTSRNSTESNLTPLSMRNKVSTMDDDSTQLANTTSANSYKEKKTVVLSNSMLINVDPSSKSYKEELCTVHFDRVHNPEHCFHIRLEWLTTTPKLIDNMLGNWARICEKYGLKLIEIPWNELCTIPSVDPFHTFVQLHLVINPWEDPEFNDPELFAVSKFYYHIHLLKMSGFLLDNRASRFFQRDDADFEIMYSWGKPQFKYAQYIHTTGAYIAEMRENGNIFLAPNNVYMSRVNRANVISKTRSSPTFTVDSRKVVIEFSRTCYSYAKLRAVFLDAKEKWLSNKTVED, from the coding sequence ATGTTTTCGGCTTTACGGAGCAAAAACCAGTCTAATAAGAGATCTAACGATGATAGTATCAATAGTAGAAAAGATGTTAATGAATTAAGTCTTGGTGCAGGTGGCACCAGTACTAGTACTAATACCAATCACAATGACAGTCCCAGtattaaaaataagaataagaaTAAGAATAAGAATAAGACTGagaatgaaaatatatataaactaACTATATCGTCAGGACGTTCAAGAGGAACTGCATCCAATACAACAAATGCTAATACGTTGGTATTAAATGCTGGTGTAGCTATAGTCGGGAAAGCACCCATCGCATCATCCCAGAATGAGATACAAACCATCAGTGGACAATCATTGCAGAGTGGTATAGATACAAATCTAATGACAGCTGGATTTGGTCGCTCTGCTGGTATTGACTCCACAACAACAGTTTCTCATGACGCAAATTCCGTTAAATCGAGATTACAAAGACTACCAACAATTACTACTAGTTATAAAGAAATCAATAATGGAAACAAACCTGTTCAAGTAGAACCACAAGACGATAGTCACTATACCTCATCTTTACTGGTAGATACAGACCCACGTTCGAATAATCAACCCcaatcaatttcatctaaTGCTGTAGCAAACGTAGAAATAAACAGGACATTACAATTAGACCTGGTATACCACGAATCTAGAGTGTCTGAAAAATTGGTCATGCTAGATTTAAAGAAACTACCCCATATTAAAGAAGGACAACTTTGCGAACTGAGGACATATCGTAAACGTAAATCTACTTCTGCAAGAAGCAATAAAAACTCTAGagacaaaaaattatatttcatTGCCCATgattttgatgaagaaaccAGGAAAAGATGTCACAAGTTTGGAAATATCTCAGTGGCTTTGGGTCAATTACAATTACTCCTAGACTTACCACCAAGATCCCGTGTATGGATTAAACCCaagagaaaagaagacACTGCTGCCGATTTGATAGAACTGCATATAAAAGATATTCTTGTGAATAGAGGTGATATGTGGTGCATGTCTTCTGAATTGGTAGATACTTGTGTTTTCACCGGACAACGAATTATGTTTTTAGATTCTATCAGAACCACTGTCAACGGAATCTATAAAAATGGTAAGAAAGTACTATCGGGATACATAAATGACAATACTAAGATCGTTTTCAGATCCGAGTCATCACGGcttttgtttattataCAAATTACTAATGAAATGTGGAGTTTCGATGAATCTGGCGAACAaatgtttcaaaaaatgaTCAACTCCTTTTTCCCCAAAATCTTCAACAAGTGGAAGGATATTGAGACCCATCATAGCATAACCATCGCGTTTGCAATATCAATGGACATGTCTACATCTTCTTACAAGGATTTAAAACCTGGCCAAAGAATCAAGAACACAACAGATTATTACAGAATCGTTGTAGATCAAGTTAGTGTTATATATTGGGTTGAAATCATGGAAAGTCTGAGAAAAGAATTTATGGAAATCACAAGAGAATTATTGTCTCGTAAATCTGATGATAAAAAGGATAATGAACTTTCGGTTATTAAGGGCAGATTTGCTCCTGTgatcaaatcaaatatCCTTGAACTAATCAATTTTGCTGCGACTACAATAGTTGATCCCTTCAGACAGCTTGATCTCAGACATACGTCCACCCATGTGATGATTATCAGTCCGGGAAAAGGTTTATATGATGTCGATTACGATCTGTTACAACTATCTTgtaaaaaattattatctCTAGAACTAACGATGGATTTGATTTGTCTTTCTAACCCTCCTTTACATGTCGTACCACTATTTCGATACATTGATTATGAAAATAAGCTACATCATTGCATACCGCCTTGgctgaatatttttttctggaATGATAAAACGAAGGATACCAATAAGTGGACTCCAAGATGCCAAATTTATGATCTACAGATGATGGGTTTGACAGATACAGAATTGGTTCAAGAACTAGAACTAGATTATTTAAACCCTTCTGATGATATTAATGATTTACAAACATTCCTCAAAGACTATGACagagatatttttttgcccATATCTACTGCTAATTTCAAAGCGGAAAACATTTCTTCCGATCCTGACGAGGAAGATCTTAaagaactaaaaaaaatcaatgataAAACAACTACCATCCATAAATCCTCCACGTCAAGAAATACTCTGACAAAATCTCAAAGGACTAATAgtgaagaaaacaattcAATTCGATCACGAAAGGGCGATACAATAATCAAAGATCCTCAATTTGTAGGGAAAATTAGTAATTCATCTAGAAATAACCCGCCATATGACCTATCTGATAAATCTACCtttgaaaaacaatttaAGCCGAAGACAACATTCCATCCCAGTGCTATGATTAAGAAAACTCCcgaaaatatgaaaaagcTAACAAATCCTGTATTTCAACAGCAATACTTTGATATACAAACTGATAATGGATTAACAGGAAATAGCAAAAACCTAttaatcaaaaatacaaaatatttgacGCCGATTATCGATGAGCCACAAACTCCTTTGGTAACGGGTAATCTATATCGTACCCGTTTCGAAAGCCAATCCAATGACAATGAGTTGAACGAGAATTCGAAGTTACCTGAACGTGGAGGAGGAACTGACgaaagaagaaatgttTCAGCTGCAGATACACTGAAAGATGTTACTAAGAAATCATCCATCAAAGATTTTACTCAAAGAATATTCACGAAATTTCTGGCTACCACTAAACAAAGCAACTTTAATTCTGATGGAATAAACTCAAGTGCAATAACTGAAGATGCCGTTTTAATAAGTGATGATACCGATGGAAAGacaaacaataataacGATTTCGCTGTTTACCCATCCTCTGTAGCAGATGGAGATGTGAGCGGTGACAACCAACATAGATTGAACAATAAAGATTCTTTTACGAGCATATTGAAACCTATTCCAAGACCACAACTTGGAGTTAAGATCTTCAAGTCTGACATAAACAATTTATCttcaaatgaaaatgtCAATTCTGAAACAAAACAGAATTTGCTTGGAACGAGAAATACTATAAATAGAAAACAATTCACAGCAAGCCCTCATTTTACCTCCAGTACAAAAAATTCGGTATCAAACCATAGCCGTTTCATCAAGTTTGATAGCATGGATGATTGGATTGAAATCTTAGAAGACTCAATACCATCATATAGTTTTCTTGGCGATGACTTGTTACCTACGAGATGGAGAGACGTATGGCCTAAAAATGTTTTTCGAAAATACAGCAAATGGAAATCCTTTACTTCTCCTGCTGAGCTTCCAATCACTTTGAAACGTTTTCCATCTAAATACGAGCTAGAGAATAATTTCATGCTGAGAAATCACTCTGTTACTCAAAACTGGGAGCAAGAACAATATAAATTGACCACGAAGGACCTTTTACGTAATATGATATACCTGAGATTACTGGTTGGCTTCCAAATTTGTACCAGTAGCACCATCGAAGAAGTGGAATCGGCTCGTAAAGGAGATCGAGATGTTTTTGCTATTCATAAATACCTGAGAGGCGATCTGACAGGcactttcaaaatatatatgttaATGGGCTCTGAGATTCATAGGTTACATTATGACAACAGTGGAACTATTAATGTCGAAAGGTACATAGAAAAAAGTGAGCGTAATGTCTTTGATCAGGTACCTAGTTACACTTCTTTTGTTAAAACCAGATACGACAGTAACTATAGAAAGACTGATGTTGATCCCATCCACACGAAGAGATCGGAGTTTAATTGGAATTTGTTAGATCAACTATTGGCAGGTTACTCTGATCCATATCTCTACGATGAATGGCACGGATTCAGATCAAAGTATGTTATATTGCCTGCAGAAATCCCGTCAAATACTTTTTCCATGGTTGTTAACGGCAAAAATGAGACACTTACAACTGAGGAAATTAGAGTAGAGGGATTGAGGAAACTAATCGCATCAATAACTAGGCTTAAGCTTTTATCTGTTGAAGAATCCAAGATTCAGAAGGATAGAAAAACGGAGATACAACCAGAGGTAATTTTCTATACAGGATCACtatttgatttcttgaatGAACAACAAGCTCAACTTGATAGCTCGACTTTAAATTTCAAGGATTCAATTTTTGGTGAtgttacaaaaaaattgaataagaACATTGACTTGAAAAACCTTGCACAAGAGTTACAGATGGGTGAAAACAAACTTAACTTAGTAACAAGGAAATGGCATTGGAAAAGACATGCTAACTGTTTTGTTGGGTCTGAAATGGTGAACTGGTTGATACGTAACTTCTCAGATATTGATACAAGATCAACGGCAATAAGCTATGGccaaaaattgatgaatgACGGACTGTTCATTCATGTCTTGGATAAACATAGTTTTTTGGATggtaattatttttatcagaTATCACCAGAATTCATTATCAACATGAATACGGTTGAGAGAACTAATAGCAAAAACTCAAACACATCTGATAACAatactttgaagaagacaaCATCTCGTAATTCAACTGAATCGAATCTGACTCCACTAAGTATGAGAAATAAAGTATCCACCATGGATGATGACTCAACTCAACTTGCGAATACAACTTCTGCCAACTcttataaagaaaagaaaaccgTGGTTCTAAGTAACTCAATGCTCATCAATGTTGACCCTAGCTCAAAGTCATATAAAGAGGAGCTATGCACAGTCCACTTTGATAGAGTTCATAACCCTGAACATTGTTTCCATATCAGACTAGAATGGCTGACAACTACTCCAAAACTAATCGATAATATGCTTGGAAATTGGGCAAGAATCTGTGAGAAATACGGTTTAAAGCTAATAGAGATCCCATGGAATGAACTCTGCACGATTCCATCTGTGGACCCATTCCATACTTTTGTACAATTACATCTGGTTATCAATCCTTGGGAGGATCCAGAGTTCAATGACCCAGAACTTTTCGCCGTGAGTAAATTCTATTATCATATTcatcttttgaaaatgtCTGGGTTCTTACTTGATAACAGAGCCTCTAGATTCTTTCAAAGAGATGACGCTGACTTTGAAATAATGTACTCGTGGGGTAAACCCCAATTCAAATATGCGCAATACATTCACACGACCGGAGCATACATCGCCGAAATGAGAGAAAATGGTAATATCTTCCTGGCTCCAAATAATGTCTACATGTCAAGAGTAAACAGAGCTAACGTTATCAGTAAGACACGCTCCAGCCCCACTTTTACAGTAGACTCCAGAAAAGTTGTGATAGAATTTTCAAGGACTTGTTACAGCTATGCCAAATTACGCGCCGTCTTCCTTGAcgcaaaagaaaaatggttGAGTAACAAAACTGTCGAAGACTGA